Proteins from a genomic interval of Anatilimnocola floriformis:
- a CDS encoding cold-shock protein — translation MAEGTIKKITDKGFGFISLGNGKDLFFHSSAVQGASFDDLREGQKVTFTEGRGQKGPCAENVSPA, via the coding sequence ATGGCTGAAGGCACTATCAAAAAGATCACCGACAAGGGATTCGGTTTCATTTCTCTTGGCAACGGCAAGGATCTGTTTTTTCATTCGTCGGCCGTACAAGGCGCTAGCTTCGACGACCTGCGCGAAGGCCAAAAAGTAACCTTCACCGAAGGCCGCGGCCAAAAAGGCCCCTGCGCCGAAAACGTCAGCCCTGCCTAA
- a CDS encoding histidine phosphatase family protein — MDGPLPTIYLARHGETAWSVSGQHTGLTDLPLTPRGEQNARNLEGRLAGLTFAKVFTSPLQRATRTCELAGFGGQAESERLLVEWDYGQYEGLRSVEIRQERPDWQLFRDGCPGGETPSDVGARADQMVQRVRAIEGDVLLFSSGHFLRVLAARWLGLAPAEGKLFLLSTASVCALGYEHDRTRPVIRLWNDCRHVCH, encoded by the coding sequence ATGGACGGGCCACTTCCCACCATTTATCTAGCACGGCATGGCGAGACGGCGTGGAGCGTCTCGGGCCAGCACACGGGTTTGACCGATTTGCCGCTGACTCCGCGTGGCGAACAGAACGCGCGCAATCTTGAGGGGCGACTCGCGGGCCTGACGTTTGCAAAAGTGTTTACCAGCCCGTTGCAGCGGGCCACGCGCACCTGCGAACTGGCGGGGTTTGGCGGTCAGGCCGAGAGCGAGCGGTTGCTGGTCGAATGGGACTACGGACAGTACGAGGGCTTGCGCTCGGTGGAGATTCGGCAGGAGCGGCCCGACTGGCAACTGTTTCGCGATGGTTGTCCGGGAGGAGAAACACCGAGTGACGTTGGCGCGCGGGCCGATCAGATGGTGCAGCGCGTGCGGGCGATCGAGGGGGACGTGCTGTTATTTTCGAGCGGGCATTTTTTGCGAGTGCTGGCCGCTCGCTGGTTGGGACTCGCGCCAGCAGAAGGCAAGCTGTTTCTGCTAAGCACGGCCAGCGTGTGCGCGCTCGGTTACGAA